One window from the genome of Balaenoptera musculus isolate JJ_BM4_2016_0621 chromosome 3, mBalMus1.pri.v3, whole genome shotgun sequence encodes:
- the SPINK9 gene encoding serine protease inhibitor Kazal-type 9, protein MRATAFVLLSALALTTIFTDQGSLTSVQLITLALLQELRTVVLNYNVKIYLSVYVLIDCSNYKKLPPVKERVCYAVYAPIHVSDGKTYSNDCYFCYEVKKVLK, encoded by the exons ATGAGAGCAACAGCATTTGTCCTGCTCTCAGCTCTGGCGCTTACAACCATCTTCACTGACCAGGGAAGCCTCACTTCTGT GCAGCTTATCACCTTAGCTTTGCTCCAGGAATTGAGAACAGTTGTTCTCAACtacaatgttaaaatatatttgtctGTCTACGTGCTG ATTGACTGTAGTAATTATAAAAAGTTACCACCAGTAAAAGAGAGAGTTTGTTATGCTGTATATGCACCAATTCATGTATCTGATGGCAAAACTTACAGCAATGATTGCTACTTTTGTTATGAAGTTAAGAAAGTATTGAAATAG